From Vigna unguiculata cultivar IT97K-499-35 chromosome 5, ASM411807v1, whole genome shotgun sequence, the proteins below share one genomic window:
- the LOC114183248 gene encoding E3 ubiquitin-protein ligase RDUF1-like, producing MASLRSSSSFWCYRCNRVVRVSLAAEAQRDPTILCPDCHSGFLEELHTPPHSRRSTRAGSPFNPVIVLRGGNGNENASANENENDVASGNFELYYNDGVSGPGPSGLRPLPAGVTDFLMGSSGFDHLLDQLDGTAVRLDRAASKAAIESMPVVKILASHAHAESHCAVCMENFQVDCDAREMPCGHVYHSECIVPWLSVRNSCPVCRRVVPSDEVDDNNTMGLTIWRLPGGGFAVGRLIGGRELPLVYTEMDGAFNASNGVPRRVSWDSSIGRSRESRGFASAFRNLVSYFGRVRSSFSRGTRNSRLNGRSRSATTIFSRFRSRSRF from the coding sequence atGGCTTCTTTGagatcttcttcttcattctgGTGCTACCGATGCAACCGCGTCGTTAGGGTTTCCCTCGCTGCAGAAGCGCAGCGAGATCCTACCATTCTCTGCCCCGATTGTCACTCCGGTTTTCTCGAAGAGCTCCACACGCCTCCCCACTCGCGTCGATCCACGCGCGCCGGGTCGCCCTTCAATCCCGTGATCGTGTTGCGCGGGGGAAACGGAAACGAAAACGCAAGCGCCAACGAAAACGAAAACGATGTCGCCTCGGGGAACTTCGAGCTCTACTACAACGACGGCGTTTCGGGTCCGGGCCCCAGCGGCCTGCGCCCGCTGCCCGCGGGCGTGACCGACTTTCTCATGGGCTCCTCGGGCTTCGATCACTTGCTGGATCAGCTGGACGGCACCGCGGTGCGCCTCGACCGGGCAGCGTCGAAGGCGGCGATCGAGTCGATGCCGGTGGTGAAGATCCTGGCGAGTCACGCGCACGCGGAGTCCCACTGCGCGGTGTGCATGGAAAATTTTCAAGTGGATTGCGATGCACGTGAGATGCCGTGCGGGCACGTGTATCACTCGGAGTGCATCGTGCCGTGGCTGTCTGTGCGGAACTCGTGCCCCGTGTGCCGCCGCGTGGTTCCTTCAGATGAAGTTGATGATAACAATACGATGGGGTTAACCATATGGAGACTCCCTGGGGGAGGATTCGCTGTGGGCAGGCTCATCGGTGGTAGAGAACTGCCCCTGGTGTACACGGAGATGGACGGCGCGTTTAACGCCTCTAACGGCGTTCCCAGGAGAGTCTCCTGGGATTCTTCTATCGGTAGGTCTAGAGAGAGTAGGGGCTTTGCTTCTGCTTTTCGGAATCTTGTTTCCTATTTCGGAAGAGTTAGGAGTTCCTTTTCTCGTGGAACGAGAAACTCGCGTCTCAATGGAAGATCACGCTCTGCCACAACCATTTTTTCTAGGTTCAGGAGTCGATCAAGATTTTAA